One genomic window of Arthrobacter sp. KBS0703 includes the following:
- a CDS encoding VOC family protein, which translates to MTLVLNTATTVLPVDDKERARRFYAETLGLPHRGVADDGSELFGSEGGPMLQLMPVRDGRHSEHTTLSFEVSDIERTVQDMESRGVRFQDYDRPDLKTENHICTTDAEKCAWFMDTENNILCVHERLGTQAEYQL; encoded by the coding sequence ATGACCCTAGTACTAAACACAGCCACAACTGTCCTGCCCGTGGATGACAAAGAGCGCGCCCGTCGTTTTTACGCGGAAACACTTGGACTCCCTCACCGTGGCGTGGCAGACGACGGAAGCGAATTGTTCGGCAGCGAAGGCGGACCCATGCTGCAGCTCATGCCTGTCAGGGACGGCAGGCACTCTGAGCACACCACGTTGAGTTTCGAGGTCAGCGACATCGAGCGGACCGTCCAGGACATGGAGTCCAGGGGCGTCCGGTTCCAGGACTATGACCGCCCGGATCTCAAGACCGAGAACCACATTTGTACAACCGACGCCGAAAAGTGCGCCTGGTTCATGGACACAGAGAACAACATTCTGTGCGTCCACGAGAGGCTCGGCACGCAGGCTGAATACCAGCTCTGA
- a CDS encoding DUF427 domain-containing protein, with protein sequence MATKVSELLLGAFPDLRYEPTAKRVRAGLDGSPVVDTQRALLVWEPKRVTPVYAVPEEDLLARLEPTAHNGNGDGRGTDELPIRLTADGPPAIDPRTGFRRHTTPGEELDVLAAAFAAPHAAFRPDDPDLDGYVILDFGAFHWLEDHEEIIGHPRDPFHRVDIRSTLRRVAVMLDGVMLADTVGAQLLYETLLPVRYYIPPADVRLDLLEATKHRTVCPYKGEARYWSFPESARGKNIAWAYDSRYVDAQQIHGLVCFFNERADILVDGEPQGHPVTPWS encoded by the coding sequence ATGGCCACCAAAGTATCCGAACTCCTGCTCGGCGCGTTTCCGGACCTCCGCTACGAACCCACCGCCAAAAGGGTCCGGGCAGGCCTCGACGGAAGTCCCGTCGTCGACACCCAAAGAGCCCTCCTCGTGTGGGAGCCGAAACGGGTCACCCCGGTGTACGCCGTCCCGGAGGAGGACCTCCTGGCCAGACTCGAGCCCACCGCCCACAACGGAAACGGCGACGGCCGGGGCACGGACGAGCTGCCCATCCGGCTCACGGCCGACGGCCCGCCCGCGATCGATCCGCGGACCGGCTTCCGGCGGCACACCACCCCGGGCGAGGAACTGGACGTCCTGGCCGCGGCCTTCGCCGCGCCGCACGCGGCGTTCCGCCCGGATGACCCCGATCTGGACGGCTACGTGATCCTGGACTTCGGCGCATTCCACTGGCTGGAGGACCACGAGGAAATCATCGGCCACCCCCGCGATCCGTTCCACCGTGTGGATATCCGCTCCACGCTGCGGCGCGTGGCGGTCATGCTCGACGGCGTGATGCTGGCCGACACCGTTGGGGCCCAGCTGCTGTACGAAACGCTGCTCCCGGTCCGCTACTACATCCCGCCCGCAGACGTCCGGCTGGACCTGCTGGAGGCCACCAAGCACCGCACCGTTTGCCCCTACAAGGGCGAGGCGAGGTACTGGAGCTTCCCGGAATCGGCCCGGGGCAAGAACATCGCATGGGCTTACGATTCCCGGTACGTGGATGCTCAGCAGATCCACGGCCTGGTCTGTTTCTTCAACGAGCGCGCCGACATTTTGGTGGACGGCGAGCCGCAGGGGCACCCGGTCACGCCCTGGTCATAA
- a CDS encoding TetR/AcrR family transcriptional regulator, which yields MPSTAANTAAPTKRGRPGYDQQSVLLIAVDVFNRHGYDATSMGILAENLGISKSAIYHHVPSKGDLLKLALDHALGGLEAILEQPGATSGAADARLEFVLRQTIAVLVERLPFVTLLLRLRGNTDIERTAMERRRAFDHKVAGLISAARDEGSLRQDIDPRTVTRLLFGTINSIVEWYKPGGSLSPEKLADDVITIAFDGLHAKA from the coding sequence ATGCCCAGCACAGCAGCCAATACAGCAGCACCAACGAAGCGCGGCCGCCCCGGATACGATCAGCAATCCGTGCTGCTGATCGCCGTCGACGTCTTTAACCGCCACGGCTACGATGCCACATCCATGGGCATCCTCGCCGAGAACCTGGGCATCTCGAAGTCCGCGATATACCACCACGTGCCGTCCAAGGGCGACCTCCTGAAGCTCGCCCTGGACCACGCGCTGGGCGGCCTCGAAGCCATCCTGGAGCAGCCGGGCGCCACGTCCGGTGCCGCCGACGCGCGCCTGGAGTTCGTGCTGCGCCAGACCATCGCCGTCCTGGTGGAGCGGCTGCCGTTCGTCACGCTGCTGCTGCGGCTGCGCGGCAACACGGACATCGAGCGCACGGCCATGGAACGCCGCCGTGCCTTCGACCACAAGGTGGCTGGACTGATTTCCGCTGCCCGGGACGAAGGGTCGCTCCGGCAGGACATCGACCCCCGCACCGTCACCCGCCTGCTGTTCGGCACCATCAACTCGATCGTCGAGTGGTACAAGCCCGGCGGCTCGCTCTCCCCGGAAAAGCTCGCCGACGACGTCATCACCATCGCGTTCGACGGCCTCCACGCCAAGGCCTGA
- the paaK gene encoding phenylacetate--CoA ligase PaaK has product MTLHATEPNAASATAAHATDAVLDPEETMSRDEIEALQLSRLQHTVAYAYDRVPLYKRKFDDAGIHPTDLRELSDLGNFPFTTKDDLRQEYPFGMFAVPQSEIARVHASSGTTGRPTVVGYTTKDLADWAKLVARCLRASGVRPGMKVHNAYGYGLFTGGLGAHAGAEALGCTVIPMSGGQTERQIQLIQDFEPDVILATPTYLLTIADAMAHMGIDPTSTSLKYAVLGAEPWTQEMRHELEVTMNIKACDIYGLSEVMGPGVAGECVETQDGSHIWEDHFRPEIIDPFNPAPGKENVLGDGEHGELVFTSLTKEALPIIRYRTKDLTRLLPGTARPAHRRMGRITGRSDDMIILRGVNLFPSQIEEIALRIPELSPHFQLELTRPEGQRMDQLTVKIERRDNVTAEASSTAARALREQIKIHVGSSCTVDVVDPGSLERSNGKLRRIYDLRPKA; this is encoded by the coding sequence ATGACCCTCCACGCCACTGAACCCAACGCCGCTTCCGCCACGGCCGCGCACGCCACCGACGCCGTGCTGGACCCCGAAGAGACCATGTCCCGGGACGAGATCGAAGCGCTCCAGCTCAGCCGCTTGCAGCACACCGTGGCCTACGCCTACGACCGCGTGCCGCTGTACAAGCGCAAGTTCGACGACGCCGGCATCCACCCCACGGACCTCCGCGAACTGTCCGACCTCGGCAACTTCCCCTTCACCACCAAGGACGATCTCCGCCAGGAGTACCCGTTCGGAATGTTCGCCGTGCCGCAGAGCGAAATAGCCCGCGTGCACGCCAGCTCGGGCACCACGGGCCGGCCCACCGTCGTCGGCTACACCACGAAGGACCTGGCGGACTGGGCCAAACTCGTGGCCCGCTGCCTCCGCGCCTCGGGTGTCCGGCCCGGCATGAAGGTCCACAACGCCTACGGCTACGGCCTCTTCACCGGCGGACTCGGCGCGCATGCCGGCGCCGAAGCCCTGGGCTGCACTGTCATTCCGATGTCCGGCGGGCAGACCGAACGCCAGATCCAGCTCATCCAGGACTTCGAGCCGGACGTCATCCTGGCCACACCCACCTACCTGCTCACCATCGCCGACGCCATGGCGCACATGGGCATCGACCCCACGTCCACGTCGCTGAAGTACGCCGTGCTCGGCGCCGAACCGTGGACCCAGGAAATGCGGCACGAGCTTGAAGTCACCATGAACATCAAGGCCTGCGACATCTACGGCCTGTCCGAGGTGATGGGCCCGGGCGTGGCCGGCGAATGCGTGGAGACGCAGGACGGCAGCCACATCTGGGAGGACCACTTCCGGCCGGAAATCATCGATCCGTTCAACCCAGCTCCCGGCAAGGAGAACGTCCTGGGCGACGGCGAGCACGGCGAACTCGTGTTCACCTCGCTCACCAAGGAAGCCCTGCCGATCATCCGGTATCGCACCAAGGACCTCACCCGCCTGCTCCCCGGCACGGCGCGTCCGGCCCACCGCCGGATGGGCCGCATCACCGGCCGCAGCGACGACATGATCATCCTCCGCGGCGTGAACCTGTTCCCGTCGCAGATCGAGGAAATCGCCCTGCGCATCCCCGAGCTCAGCCCACACTTCCAGCTCGAACTCACGCGCCCCGAAGGCCAGCGGATGGACCAGCTGACGGTGAAGATCGAGCGCCGCGACAACGTCACCGCCGAGGCAAGTTCGACGGCGGCGCGCGCCCTGCGCGAGCAGATCAAGATCCACGTGGGTTCTTCGTGCACGGTGGACGTGGTGGATCCGGGCTCGCTTGAGCGTTCCAACGGCAAGCTGCGCCGCATTTACGACCTGCGGCCGAAGGCCTAA
- a CDS encoding hotdog fold thioesterase — MAETTIPGMTHPTLENDYASEWMGIEVLALGDGHATIRMTLRQEMLNGFGMAHGGMIFAFADSAFALACNPATPGPGTTGTGTGSNGSGTGTGTGTGTGTDSITVASGVDINFLKPAFQGQVITAVADRRSSAGRSGLYDIQIFAADPGTQLPGELIAEFRGRSRTIPKK, encoded by the coding sequence GTGGCTGAAACGACAATTCCCGGTATGACCCATCCCACCCTCGAGAACGACTATGCCTCGGAGTGGATGGGGATCGAGGTCCTTGCCCTCGGCGACGGCCACGCGACCATCCGCATGACCCTGCGGCAGGAGATGCTCAACGGCTTCGGCATGGCCCACGGCGGAATGATCTTCGCCTTCGCTGACTCCGCCTTCGCCCTCGCCTGCAACCCGGCCACCCCGGGCCCAGGCACCACCGGCACCGGCACCGGCAGCAACGGCAGCGGCACCGGCACCGGCACCGGCACCGGCACCGGCACGGACAGCATCACTGTTGCCTCCGGCGTCGACATCAATTTCCTCAAGCCGGCCTTCCAGGGCCAGGTGATTACCGCCGTCGCCGACCGCCGCTCGAGCGCTGGCCGCAGCGGCCTGTACGACATCCAAATCTTCGCCGCCGACCCCGGCACCCAACTGCCGGGCGAGCTCATAGCCGAGTTCCGCGGGCGCAGCCGCACCATCCCCAAGAAGTAG
- a CDS encoding CPBP family intramembrane glutamic endopeptidase, giving the protein MCIRDSWRRWRNPRAWTARQKLSLFFGLAFAISWWVWPLTLLNPDSSPMVPFGPALAALVVASLSGGKEGLLRLVRQLARWRVPVRWYVVTLALPCLMVLASAALTVAGGAPAPGLGPNPGWFMLIGTFASTLVIVGLFEELGWRGYALPLLQQNHTALAASLLLGVVWALWHLPELVSDPTGQRPPVPFLLMVIAQSVLLAWIYNSTSSTRSALDPVTGEHPWPGAGSVPLCMLFHASFNTSGALLFPALAGPHYLTLWWTLALLHVLAALVAIAYAGPFRLARTLDTKAPDGIT; this is encoded by the coding sequence ATGTGTATAAGAGACAGCTGGCGGAGGTGGCGCAACCCGCGCGCGTGGACGGCCCGGCAGAAGCTCTCGCTGTTCTTCGGGCTGGCCTTTGCCATTTCGTGGTGGGTGTGGCCGCTGACACTGCTCAATCCGGACAGCTCGCCCATGGTCCCCTTCGGGCCCGCGCTGGCGGCGCTCGTGGTGGCATCCCTGTCCGGCGGCAAGGAGGGCCTGCTCCGGCTGGTGCGGCAGCTCGCCCGCTGGCGCGTCCCTGTCCGCTGGTATGTGGTGACACTCGCGTTGCCGTGCCTGATGGTCCTGGCTTCGGCCGCCCTCACGGTTGCCGGCGGCGCCCCCGCACCGGGACTGGGCCCGAACCCAGGCTGGTTCATGCTGATCGGCACGTTCGCCTCGACCCTGGTGATCGTGGGCCTGTTCGAGGAGCTCGGCTGGCGCGGCTACGCCCTGCCCCTGCTCCAGCAGAACCACACCGCGCTCGCCGCCTCCCTTCTCCTCGGCGTCGTGTGGGCGCTGTGGCACCTGCCGGAGCTCGTGTCGGACCCCACCGGACAGCGGCCGCCGGTTCCGTTCCTGCTCATGGTGATCGCCCAATCCGTGCTGCTGGCCTGGATCTACAACAGCACGAGTTCCACGCGAAGCGCCCTGGATCCCGTCACCGGGGAGCATCCCTGGCCCGGGGCCGGAAGCGTGCCACTTTGCATGCTGTTCCATGCCTCGTTCAACACCTCCGGAGCCCTTCTTTTCCCGGCGCTGGCCGGCCCGCATTACCTCACGCTGTGGTGGACCCTGGCCCTGCTCCACGTACTGGCCGCGCTCGTGGCCATTGCCTACGCGGGACCCTTCAGACTGGCACGCACCCTTGACACGAAGGCCCCCGATGGGATTACCTAA
- the pta gene encoding phosphate acetyltransferase, which translates to MAKGIYVSATTPGSGKSLIALGLADTLHRHADRIGFFKPVVHGDDAGADPMVALMKSRFDLEDQRCRGGLTFTEVRGLLAEGKREDIDARCVEIFAEMGRHCDVIIVEGTDLTGQEAAVEFDLNARLANNLAAPVVAVVGAKGRSVAETAAAVDVARKELAAEKCTLLAIMVNRADPQDADAIAAAVKPGASGRPVYIFPELDDIARPTTGEVAAALGIRQIAGRADMERDVRDVKVAAMNVGNFLNVLDDGALVIVPGDRADVMVACLASSFSPEFPVPSALILTGGLAPDANIYPLLASAPFPVFDTTDDTYTTARRVAEVRSEIWSGHRRKVASALGLWSRRVDEAEILERLHLPRAERMTPLRFLHDLIERARSQRRHIVLPEGTDVRILRAAEILYRRDVCDLTLLGRETDVRELAASRGIDLSGINIVDPATSELRQGFAEKYAELRAHKGVDLARALEVMLDGSYFGTMMVQLGVVDGMVSGAAHTTAHTIRPALEFVKTREGVKIVSSVFFMLMPDRVLVYGDCAVNPDPNEEQLADIALASAETAAQFGVESRVAMLSYSSGGSGSGEAVEKVRLATELVKNRRPGLPVEGPIQYDAAVDASIAASKMPGSSVAGQATVFIFPDLNTGNNTYKAVQQTSGAVAVGPVLQGLRKPVNDLSRGCTVEDIVNTVAITAVQAQSVQPPSPEQQTAPQQAAAPEPAAATVPSAEAKA; encoded by the coding sequence ATGGCCAAAGGTATATATGTCAGTGCGACCACGCCGGGTTCGGGCAAGTCGCTCATAGCGCTGGGCCTCGCGGACACGCTCCACCGGCACGCGGACCGCATCGGCTTCTTCAAACCCGTAGTCCACGGGGACGACGCCGGGGCGGACCCCATGGTGGCGCTGATGAAATCCCGCTTCGACCTCGAGGACCAGCGCTGTCGCGGCGGCCTGACCTTCACGGAGGTCCGCGGCCTGCTCGCAGAGGGCAAGCGCGAGGACATCGACGCCCGCTGCGTGGAGATCTTCGCCGAGATGGGCCGGCACTGCGATGTGATCATCGTGGAAGGGACGGACCTCACGGGTCAGGAGGCCGCCGTCGAATTCGACCTCAACGCCCGCCTCGCCAACAACCTGGCCGCCCCCGTGGTGGCGGTGGTGGGCGCGAAGGGGCGCAGCGTCGCGGAGACGGCCGCCGCCGTCGACGTCGCACGGAAGGAGCTGGCGGCGGAGAAGTGCACGCTGCTGGCCATCATGGTGAACCGCGCCGATCCGCAGGACGCGGACGCGATCGCTGCAGCCGTGAAGCCCGGTGCCTCCGGCCGTCCGGTGTACATCTTCCCGGAGCTCGACGACATTGCCCGGCCCACCACGGGCGAGGTGGCCGCCGCCCTGGGCATCCGCCAGATTGCCGGCCGCGCGGACATGGAGCGCGACGTCCGGGACGTCAAAGTGGCAGCCATGAATGTGGGCAACTTCCTGAACGTGCTCGACGACGGCGCGCTGGTGATCGTGCCGGGGGACCGGGCGGACGTGATGGTGGCGTGCCTGGCGTCGTCGTTCTCCCCGGAGTTCCCCGTGCCGTCAGCGCTGATCCTCACCGGCGGCCTGGCCCCGGATGCCAACATCTACCCGCTGCTGGCATCCGCCCCGTTCCCGGTCTTCGACACGACCGACGACACCTACACCACGGCCCGCCGGGTTGCCGAGGTCCGCAGCGAGATTTGGAGCGGGCACCGCCGCAAGGTGGCCTCCGCGCTTGGCCTGTGGTCGCGGCGGGTGGACGAGGCTGAGATCCTGGAACGCCTGCACCTGCCCCGGGCCGAGCGCATGACCCCGCTGCGGTTCCTGCACGACCTCATCGAGCGGGCCCGGTCCCAGCGCCGCCACATCGTGCTTCCGGAGGGCACGGACGTCCGGATCCTTCGCGCCGCCGAGATCCTGTACCGCCGCGACGTCTGCGACCTCACGCTGCTGGGCCGCGAAACCGACGTCAGGGAGCTCGCCGCCAGCCGGGGCATCGACCTGTCCGGCATCAACATCGTGGATCCTGCCACCTCGGAGCTGCGCCAAGGTTTCGCGGAGAAGTACGCGGAGCTGCGGGCGCACAAGGGAGTGGACCTGGCCCGGGCACTGGAAGTCATGCTGGACGGCAGCTACTTCGGCACCATGATGGTCCAGCTTGGTGTGGTGGACGGCATGGTGTCCGGCGCCGCGCACACCACGGCCCACACCATCCGCCCGGCGCTGGAGTTCGTGAAGACCCGCGAGGGCGTGAAGATCGTATCGTCGGTGTTCTTCATGCTCATGCCGGACCGTGTGCTGGTCTACGGCGACTGCGCCGTGAACCCCGACCCCAACGAGGAACAGCTGGCGGACATCGCGCTCGCCTCGGCGGAAACCGCGGCCCAGTTCGGCGTGGAGTCCCGGGTGGCCATGCTGTCCTACTCCAGCGGCGGTTCCGGCTCGGGCGAGGCCGTGGAGAAGGTGCGGCTGGCCACCGAGCTGGTGAAGAACCGCCGGCCGGGGCTGCCCGTGGAGGGCCCCATCCAGTACGACGCCGCCGTGGACGCCTCCATCGCCGCGTCCAAGATGCCCGGCTCGTCCGTGGCCGGCCAGGCCACCGTGTTCATCTTCCCGGACCTGAACACCGGCAACAACACGTACAAGGCGGTGCAGCAGACCTCCGGGGCGGTGGCCGTCGGGCCCGTCCTGCAGGGGCTCCGCAAGCCGGTCAACGACCTGTCCCGCGGCTGCACGGTGGAGGACATCGTGAACACGGTGGCCATCACCGCCGTGCAGGCCCAGTCCGTGCAGCCGCCCTCCCCGGAACAGCAGACCGCCCCGCAGCAGGCCGCCGCGCCGGAACCCGCAGCAGCAACCGTCCCGTCCGCAGAAGCCAAGGCTTAG
- a CDS encoding acetate kinase, producing MLVLVINSGSSSLKYQVRDVAAGSILTDGLIERIGVSNGGQGDGEVVGPADHAEALEQVDAAIHEVLGDRELDAVGHRVVHGGERFGEPVLINNEITRAIERLNPLAPLHNPANVLGIRAIAKKWPDMPQVAVFDTAFHRTLPEHAWRYAVPDKLYTNHGIRRYGFHGTSHEYVTHRAAALLDLPADEFDGVIAHLGNGASVTAIRGGKSVDTSMGFTPLEGLVMGTRSGDLDPSILVFLARVGWNAEDLDTMLNRESGLKGLAGNNDMRSVVEASEAGDARAATALAVASYRLAKYIGGYHVAVGGAKALVFTAGIGENSHQFRALVGERLRALGIELDAGLNAERSKEPRVISSASSAIPVLVVPTDEERAIAEATAAVVGG from the coding sequence ATGCTCGTGCTTGTCATCAACTCCGGCTCGTCTTCGCTCAAGTACCAGGTGCGTGACGTCGCGGCCGGCAGCATCCTCACCGACGGGCTGATCGAGAGGATCGGCGTGTCCAACGGCGGCCAGGGCGACGGCGAGGTGGTGGGCCCGGCGGACCATGCCGAAGCCCTCGAGCAGGTGGATGCCGCGATCCACGAGGTGCTGGGTGACCGGGAGCTGGATGCCGTGGGGCACCGCGTGGTCCACGGCGGCGAGCGGTTCGGCGAGCCCGTGCTGATCAACAACGAGATCACCCGCGCCATCGAGCGGCTCAATCCGCTGGCTCCCCTCCACAACCCCGCCAACGTGCTGGGCATCCGGGCCATCGCCAAGAAATGGCCGGATATGCCGCAGGTCGCCGTGTTCGACACCGCCTTCCACCGCACGCTGCCCGAGCACGCTTGGCGCTATGCCGTGCCGGATAAGCTCTACACCAACCACGGGATTCGCCGCTACGGCTTCCACGGCACCTCGCACGAATACGTCACGCACCGGGCCGCGGCGCTGCTGGATCTTCCTGCGGACGAGTTCGACGGCGTGATCGCCCATCTGGGGAACGGCGCCTCGGTCACGGCGATCCGGGGCGGCAAGTCCGTGGACACCTCCATGGGCTTTACGCCGCTGGAGGGCCTGGTCATGGGCACCCGCTCCGGCGATCTTGATCCGTCCATCCTCGTGTTCCTGGCCCGCGTCGGGTGGAACGCGGAGGACCTGGACACCATGCTGAACCGCGAATCCGGGCTCAAGGGCCTGGCCGGCAACAACGACATGCGCTCGGTGGTGGAGGCTTCCGAAGCCGGCGACGCCCGGGCGGCCACCGCGCTCGCCGTCGCGTCCTACCGGCTGGCCAAGTACATCGGCGGCTACCATGTGGCGGTGGGCGGAGCGAAGGCCCTGGTGTTCACGGCGGGGATCGGCGAGAACTCCCACCAGTTCCGTGCGCTGGTGGGGGAGCGGCTGCGTGCCCTGGGCATCGAGCTCGACGCCGGCCTGAATGCTGAGCGGTCCAAGGAACCCCGGGTGATTTCCTCCGCGTCGTCCGCCATCCCGGTGCTCGTGGTCCCCACGGACGAGGAACGTGCCATCGCAGAGGCGACGGCCGCCGTCGTCGGAGGTTAG
- a CDS encoding GNAT family N-acetyltransferase: MPDIALPIHTERLRLRRFEASDLDAFHAYQSLPETARFLLREAKTYTQSMETVGRYANFAFEKEGDWICLAVEATDNPGLLGEVVLKWLPGDGQAEIGWIMAPEARGKGYATEAARALLDLGFGQLGFHRIDAKLDSLNTGSARICERVGMRLEATLVENWRYKGAWSTELIYALLAEEWRAGLVT, translated from the coding sequence ATGCCCGACATCGCCCTGCCCATCCACACCGAGCGCCTGCGGCTGCGCCGGTTCGAGGCCTCGGACCTGGACGCGTTCCATGCCTACCAGTCGCTTCCGGAAACGGCGCGCTTCCTGCTGAGGGAGGCCAAGACCTACACGCAGTCCATGGAAACCGTGGGCAGGTACGCCAATTTCGCCTTCGAGAAGGAGGGCGACTGGATCTGCCTGGCCGTTGAAGCCACGGACAATCCCGGGCTGCTCGGCGAGGTGGTGCTCAAGTGGCTGCCGGGCGACGGGCAGGCCGAGATCGGCTGGATCATGGCGCCCGAGGCGCGCGGCAAGGGGTACGCCACCGAGGCTGCGCGGGCGTTGCTGGACCTCGGCTTCGGTCAACTGGGCTTCCACCGGATCGATGCCAAGCTGGATTCGCTCAACACCGGATCGGCCAGGATCTGCGAGCGGGTGGGCATGCGGCTGGAGGCCACGCTCGTGGAGAACTGGCGCTACAAGGGGGCGTGGTCCACGGAGCTGATCTACGCTTTGCTCGCCGAGGAGTGGCGGGCTGGCTTGGTTACCTGA